The following are encoded in a window of Aromatoleum petrolei genomic DNA:
- the fumC gene encoding class II fumarate hydratase, which translates to MDATRTETDSMGSVEVAADRYWGAQTERSLAHFPIGTDRFRWGRAMIRALGILKKAAAQANAELGELPPELATLIAAAADEVISGELDGHFPLVVFQTGSGTQSNMNANEVIANRAIELAGGTMGSKRPIHPNDHVNRGQSSNDTFPTAMHIAVVGELHDRLFPAVRRLRNTLADRAKAGEEIVKTGRTHLQDATPVTLGQEIGAWVAQIDFGLAAVTASLPGLHELAIGGTAVGTGLNAHPRFGDCAAAQIAQLTGQPFRSAPDRFFALAAHDALVQCSATLRTLAGGLMKMANDVRWLASGPRCGIGELLIPENEPGSSIMPGKVNPTQCEALTMVCVQVFGNDAAVAFAGTQGNFQLNVYKPVMAHNVLESIALLADACDAFEAHCARGLKPNLPRIRENLEKNLMLVTALNRHIGYDRAAEIAKKAHGEGLSLREAALASGYVRAEEFDLWVDPEAMTRPGA; encoded by the coding sequence ATGGATGCGACACGTACCGAAACCGATTCGATGGGATCCGTCGAGGTCGCGGCGGACCGTTACTGGGGCGCCCAGACGGAGCGCTCTTTGGCGCACTTCCCCATCGGCACGGACCGCTTCCGCTGGGGCCGGGCGATGATCCGGGCGCTGGGCATCCTCAAGAAGGCCGCGGCGCAGGCCAATGCCGAGCTCGGCGAGTTGCCACCGGAGCTCGCCACGCTGATCGCGGCGGCGGCGGACGAGGTCATCTCGGGCGAGCTGGATGGCCACTTTCCGCTGGTGGTGTTCCAGACCGGATCGGGCACGCAGTCCAACATGAACGCCAACGAGGTGATTGCGAATCGCGCGATCGAGTTGGCGGGCGGGACGATGGGCTCGAAGCGGCCGATCCATCCGAACGATCACGTCAATCGCGGGCAATCATCCAACGACACGTTTCCGACCGCGATGCACATCGCGGTCGTCGGCGAACTGCATGATCGCCTGTTCCCCGCCGTGCGCCGCCTGCGCAACACGCTGGCGGACAGGGCGAAGGCCGGCGAGGAGATCGTGAAGACCGGCCGCACTCACCTCCAGGATGCGACGCCGGTGACGCTGGGGCAGGAGATCGGCGCGTGGGTGGCGCAGATCGATTTCGGCCTTGCCGCGGTGACGGCGAGCCTGCCGGGGCTGCACGAGCTGGCGATCGGCGGCACCGCGGTCGGCACCGGCCTCAATGCCCATCCGCGCTTCGGCGATTGCGCGGCGGCGCAGATCGCGCAGCTGACCGGTCAGCCGTTCCGCAGCGCGCCGGATCGCTTCTTCGCGCTGGCGGCGCACGATGCGCTGGTGCAGTGTTCAGCGACGCTGCGCACGCTCGCGGGCGGGCTGATGAAGATGGCCAACGACGTGCGCTGGCTGGCGAGCGGGCCGCGCTGCGGCATCGGCGAACTGCTGATCCCCGAGAACGAACCGGGCTCGTCGATCATGCCGGGCAAGGTGAACCCGACGCAGTGCGAGGCGCTGACGATGGTGTGCGTGCAGGTGTTCGGCAACGACGCCGCGGTCGCGTTCGCCGGCACGCAGGGCAACTTCCAGCTGAACGTGTACAAGCCGGTGATGGCGCACAACGTGCTGGAGAGCATCGCGCTGCTGGCCGATGCCTGCGATGCCTTCGAGGCGCACTGCGCGCGCGGGCTCAAGCCGAACCTGCCGCGTATCCGCGAGAACCTGGAGAAGAACCTGATGCTCGTGACGGCGCTCAACCGCCACATCGGCTACGACCGCGCCGCGGAGATTGCGAAGAAGGCGCACGGGGAAGGACTGTCGCTGCGCGAGGCGGCGCTGGCGTCGGGTTACGTCCGGGCGGAGGAGTTCGACCTGTGGGTGGATCCGGAGGCGATGACGCGGCCGGGGGCATGA
- a CDS encoding acyl-CoA carboxylase subunit beta, which yields MQEIIRQLDEKRAKARLGGGQKRIDAQHSKGKLTARERIELLLDEGSFEEWDMFKEHRCTEFGMEADHTPGDGVVIGYGTVNGRLVFVFSQDFTVFGGSLSETHAEKICKVMDHAMKVGAPVIGLNDSGGARIQEGVDSLGGYADVFQRNVLASGVVPQISLIMGPCAGGAVYSPAMTDFIFMVKDSSYMFVTGPEVVKTVTHEEVTAEELGGAVTHNTKSGVADLAFENDVEALMMTRRLIGFIPSSNREKAPTVPAVDAAERLDYSLDTLVPTNPNQPYDMKEVIIKMVDDGDFFELQPDYAKNIIIGFARMEGAPVGIVANQPLVLAGCLDIKSSIKAARFVRFCDAFNIPVVTLVDVPGFMPGTTQEYGGIIKHGAKLLYAYAECTVPKVTIITRKAYGGAYDVMSSKHLRGDVNFAWPSAEIAVMGPKGAVEIIFRSEKDDPAKLAQREAEYKARFANPFVAGARGFIDDVIMPHETRKRVCRSLSMLKNKELENPWRKHGNIPL from the coding sequence ATGCAAGAGATCATTCGTCAGCTCGACGAAAAGCGCGCGAAGGCGCGCCTCGGCGGCGGGCAGAAGCGCATCGACGCGCAGCATTCCAAGGGCAAGCTGACGGCGCGCGAGCGCATCGAGCTGCTGCTCGACGAAGGCAGCTTCGAAGAATGGGACATGTTCAAGGAGCACCGCTGCACCGAGTTCGGCATGGAAGCGGACCACACTCCGGGCGACGGCGTCGTGATCGGCTATGGCACGGTCAACGGCCGCCTCGTGTTCGTGTTCTCGCAGGACTTCACGGTGTTCGGCGGCTCGCTGTCGGAGACCCACGCCGAGAAGATCTGCAAGGTCATGGACCACGCGATGAAGGTCGGCGCGCCGGTGATCGGCCTCAACGACTCGGGCGGTGCGCGTATCCAGGAAGGCGTGGATTCGCTCGGCGGTTACGCCGACGTGTTCCAGCGCAACGTGCTCGCCTCGGGCGTCGTGCCGCAGATCTCGCTGATCATGGGCCCCTGCGCCGGCGGCGCGGTGTATAGCCCGGCGATGACCGACTTCATCTTCATGGTGAAGGACTCGTCCTACATGTTCGTGACCGGTCCGGAAGTCGTGAAGACCGTGACGCACGAGGAAGTGACGGCCGAGGAGTTGGGCGGCGCGGTGACCCACAACACCAAGTCGGGTGTTGCCGACCTCGCGTTCGAGAACGACGTCGAGGCGCTGATGATGACGCGCCGCCTGATCGGCTTCATCCCGTCGAGCAACCGCGAGAAGGCTCCGACCGTGCCTGCGGTCGACGCGGCCGAGCGTCTCGACTACTCGCTCGACACGCTGGTGCCGACGAACCCGAACCAGCCGTACGACATGAAGGAAGTCATCATCAAGATGGTCGATGACGGCGACTTCTTCGAGCTGCAGCCGGACTACGCCAAGAACATCATCATTGGCTTCGCGCGCATGGAAGGCGCCCCGGTCGGCATTGTCGCCAACCAGCCGCTGGTGCTCGCCGGCTGCCTGGATATCAAGAGCTCGATCAAGGCGGCGCGCTTCGTGCGCTTCTGCGACGCGTTCAACATCCCGGTCGTGACCCTGGTCGACGTGCCGGGCTTCATGCCGGGCACCACGCAGGAATACGGCGGCATCATCAAGCACGGCGCCAAGCTGCTCTACGCCTACGCCGAATGCACGGTGCCGAAGGTCACGATCATTACGCGCAAGGCCTACGGCGGTGCGTATGACGTCATGAGCTCGAAGCACCTGCGCGGCGACGTGAACTTCGCGTGGCCGTCGGCCGAGATCGCGGTGATGGGCCCGAAGGGCGCGGTGGAGATCATCTTCCGCAGCGAGAAGGACGACCCGGCGAAGCTCGCCCAGCGCGAAGCCGAGTACAAGGCCCGCTTCGCCAACCCGTTCGTGGCCGGCGCGCGCGGCTTCATCGACGACGTGATCATGCCGCACGAGACGCGCAAGCGCGTGTGCCGCTCGCTGTCGATGCTGAAGAACAAGGAACTCGAGAATCCGTGGCGCAAGCACGGCAACATCCCTCTGTAA
- the meaB gene encoding methylmalonyl Co-A mutase-associated GTPase MeaB, which translates to MPMNKPEHLPVLDAADQALVDGVLARQLRPLAKTITLIESQREDHKARARHVLEALLPHTGGAMRVGISGVPGVGKSTFIEALGLYLIELGLRVAVLAVDPSSSLTGGSILGDKTRMELLSQNPAAFIRPSPSAGSLGGVAEKTRETMLVCEAAGFDVIIIETVGVGQSETAVAGMSDIFCLLQLPNAGDDLQAIKKGIMEIADLIVINKADIDAGAAMRAKSQMKTALHMLRPASLNWTVPVLTLSALQKQGIADFWTAVTDYRKAMQASGEFEAKRRHQALAWMWDLIDAGLRSHFRSHAQVKHELPGLARAVEEGTTTPSAAAMRLLRYVEKDAG; encoded by the coding sequence ATGCCGATGAACAAGCCCGAACATCTGCCCGTGCTCGACGCCGCCGACCAGGCGCTGGTCGACGGCGTGCTCGCGCGCCAGCTGCGCCCGCTCGCGAAGACGATCACGCTGATCGAGTCGCAGCGCGAGGACCACAAGGCACGCGCGCGCCACGTGCTCGAAGCGCTGCTGCCGCATACCGGCGGCGCGATGCGCGTGGGCATTTCCGGCGTGCCGGGGGTCGGTAAGTCCACCTTCATCGAGGCGCTGGGTCTGTACCTGATCGAGCTGGGGCTGCGCGTTGCGGTGCTGGCGGTGGATCCGTCCTCGTCGCTCACCGGCGGCTCCATCCTCGGCGACAAGACGCGCATGGAGCTGCTGTCGCAGAACCCCGCCGCCTTCATCCGCCCCAGCCCGTCGGCGGGCAGCCTGGGCGGCGTCGCCGAGAAGACGCGCGAGACGATGCTGGTGTGCGAGGCGGCGGGCTTCGACGTGATCATCATCGAAACGGTCGGCGTCGGCCAGTCCGAGACCGCGGTCGCCGGCATGAGCGACATCTTCTGCCTGCTGCAGCTGCCCAACGCGGGTGACGATCTGCAGGCGATCAAGAAAGGCATCATGGAGATCGCCGACCTGATCGTCATCAACAAGGCCGACATCGACGCCGGTGCGGCGATGCGTGCGAAGTCGCAGATGAAGACGGCGCTGCACATGCTGCGGCCGGCGAGCCTGAACTGGACGGTGCCGGTGCTGACGCTCTCGGCCTTGCAGAAGCAGGGCATCGCCGATTTCTGGACGGCGGTGACGGACTACCGCAAGGCGATGCAGGCCTCCGGCGAGTTCGAGGCCAAGCGACGCCATCAGGCGCTGGCGTGGATGTGGGATCTGATCGATGCCGGGCTGCGCAGCCATTTCCGCAGCCACGCGCAGGTGAAGCACGAATTGCCGGGACTGGCGCGTGCGGTGGAGGAGGGCACGACGACGCCTTCGGCTGCCGCGATGCGATTGCTCCGCTACGTCGAGAAGGATGCGGGCTAG
- a CDS encoding GntR family transcriptional regulator, with amino-acid sequence MTATRIAPLALYQEVAERLRQLIFSHELAPGTWIDEQALADNYGISRTPLREALKVLASEGLVTLKPRRGCYVTEISERDLDEIFAVMALLEGQCAQTTAQKASDADLGRLREIHAGLEKAATADDINGFFESNQAFHLALQEIADNRWLQHAIEDLRRVIKLSRHHSLFGEGRLEQSLAEHRELLAALTERRADDAERLMRAHISSGRAALVRIAKARNKVA; translated from the coding sequence ATGACCGCCACCCGCATCGCCCCGCTCGCGCTGTACCAGGAAGTCGCCGAGCGGCTGCGCCAGCTCATCTTCTCGCACGAACTGGCGCCCGGCACCTGGATCGACGAGCAGGCGCTCGCCGACAACTACGGCATCTCGCGCACGCCGCTGCGCGAGGCGCTGAAGGTGCTTGCCTCCGAAGGGCTCGTCACGCTCAAGCCGCGCCGCGGGTGCTACGTGACCGAGATTTCCGAGCGCGATCTCGACGAGATCTTCGCCGTGATGGCCCTGCTCGAAGGCCAGTGCGCCCAGACCACGGCGCAGAAGGCCAGCGACGCGGACCTCGGCCGCCTGCGCGAGATCCACGCCGGACTCGAGAAGGCGGCGACGGCGGACGACATCAACGGCTTCTTCGAGTCGAACCAGGCCTTCCACCTCGCGCTGCAGGAGATCGCCGACAACCGCTGGCTGCAGCACGCCATCGAGGACCTGCGCCGCGTGATCAAGCTGTCGCGCCATCACTCGCTGTTCGGCGAAGGCCGCCTCGAGCAGTCGCTCGCCGAACACCGCGAGCTCCTCGCCGCGCTCACCGAGCGCCGTGCGGATGACGCGGAGCGACTGATGCGCGCCCACATCAGCAGCGGCCGCGCGGCCCTCGTGCGCATCGCCAAGGCGCGCAACAAGGTCGCCTGA
- the scpA gene encoding methylmalonyl-CoA mutase gives MPNDKMPAYPQSDLEAWNKAAAKHAPGGDVEKLNWVTPEGIAVKPLYTKADTADLQHADTLPGFEPFLRGPQPTMYAVKPWTIRQYAGFSTAEASNAFYRKALAAGGQGVSVAFDLATHRGYDSDNPRVVGDVGKAGVAIDSVEDMKILFNEIPLDKVSVSMTMNGAVLPILAGYIVAAEEQGVSQDKLSGTIQNDILKEFMVRNTYIYPPTPSMKIIADIFGYTAQHMPKFNSISISGYHIQEAGANQAIELAFTLADGMEYVRTGINSGMDVDTFAGRLSFFWAVGMNFYLEIAKMRAARLLWWRIMKQFNPKSAKSMMLRTHSQTSGWSLTEQDPYNNVVRTTIEAMAAVFGGTQSLHTNALDEAIALPTEFSARIARNTQIIIQEETHICNVVDPWAGSYMMEKLTQDMADKAWSLIEEIEAMGGMTKAVESGWAKMKVEECAADKQARIDSGKDVIVGVNKYKLAKEDPIEILDIDNHAVREAQVARLTKIRATRDNAAVQAALDALTKCAETNEGNLLDLSVKAVRLRATVGEISDALEKVFGRYRANPQAVSGVYGAVVENDADWKELKADIEAFVAEEGRRPRIMIAKLGQDGHDRGAKVVASAFADLGFDIDIGPLFQTPEEAARHAVENDVHAVGCSSLAAGHKTLVPQIVNELKRLGADDIVVFVGGVIPAQDYDALYAAGAKGIFGPGTPIPAAAREVLKQIRAAKA, from the coding sequence ATGCCGAACGACAAGATGCCGGCTTATCCCCAGTCGGACCTGGAAGCCTGGAACAAGGCTGCCGCGAAACATGCGCCGGGTGGCGACGTGGAGAAGCTCAACTGGGTGACGCCCGAAGGCATCGCGGTGAAGCCGCTGTATACGAAGGCCGACACCGCCGACCTGCAGCACGCCGACACGCTGCCCGGCTTCGAGCCCTTCCTGCGCGGTCCGCAGCCGACGATGTATGCGGTCAAGCCGTGGACGATCCGCCAGTACGCGGGCTTTTCGACCGCCGAGGCTTCCAACGCCTTCTACCGCAAGGCGCTCGCCGCCGGCGGACAGGGCGTGTCGGTGGCGTTCGACCTCGCGACGCACCGCGGCTACGACTCCGACAATCCCCGCGTGGTCGGTGACGTCGGCAAGGCCGGCGTGGCGATCGACTCGGTCGAGGACATGAAGATCCTCTTCAACGAGATTCCGCTCGATAAGGTGTCGGTGTCGATGACGATGAACGGCGCCGTGCTGCCCATCCTCGCCGGCTACATCGTCGCCGCCGAAGAGCAGGGCGTGAGCCAGGACAAGCTGTCCGGGACCATCCAGAACGACATCCTCAAGGAGTTCATGGTCCGCAACACCTATATCTACCCGCCGACGCCGTCGATGAAGATCATCGCCGACATCTTCGGGTACACGGCGCAGCACATGCCGAAGTTCAACTCGATCTCGATCTCCGGCTATCACATCCAGGAAGCGGGCGCGAACCAGGCGATCGAGCTCGCATTCACGCTCGCCGACGGCATGGAGTACGTGCGCACCGGCATCAACAGCGGCATGGACGTCGACACCTTCGCCGGCCGCCTGTCCTTCTTCTGGGCAGTCGGCATGAACTTCTACCTCGAGATCGCCAAGATGCGCGCGGCGCGTCTGCTGTGGTGGCGGATCATGAAGCAGTTCAACCCGAAGAGCGCGAAGTCGATGATGCTGCGCACGCACTCGCAGACTTCCGGCTGGTCGCTCACCGAGCAGGACCCGTACAACAACGTCGTGCGCACGACGATCGAGGCGATGGCCGCGGTGTTCGGCGGCACGCAGTCGCTGCACACCAACGCGCTCGACGAGGCGATCGCGCTGCCGACCGAGTTCTCGGCCCGTATCGCGCGCAACACGCAGATCATCATCCAGGAAGAGACGCACATCTGTAACGTCGTCGATCCGTGGGCCGGCTCCTACATGATGGAGAAGCTCACGCAGGACATGGCCGACAAGGCCTGGAGCCTGATCGAGGAAATCGAGGCGATGGGCGGCATGACCAAGGCGGTCGAGTCCGGCTGGGCCAAGATGAAGGTCGAGGAATGCGCGGCGGACAAGCAGGCGCGCATCGACTCGGGCAAGGATGTCATCGTCGGCGTGAACAAGTACAAGCTGGCGAAGGAAGATCCGATCGAAATCCTCGACATCGACAACCACGCGGTGCGCGAGGCGCAGGTTGCCCGCCTGACGAAGATCCGCGCGACGCGCGACAACGCCGCCGTGCAGGCCGCGCTGGACGCGCTGACCAAGTGCGCCGAGACCAATGAGGGCAACCTGCTCGACCTGTCGGTGAAGGCCGTGCGCCTGCGTGCGACCGTCGGCGAGATCTCGGACGCGCTGGAGAAGGTCTTCGGCCGCTATCGTGCCAACCCGCAGGCCGTGTCCGGCGTGTATGGAGCCGTCGTGGAAAACGATGCCGACTGGAAGGAACTGAAGGCCGACATCGAAGCCTTCGTCGCTGAAGAGGGCCGCCGCCCGCGCATCATGATCGCCAAGCTCGGCCAGGACGGCCACGACCGCGGCGCGAAGGTCGTCGCGTCGGCCTTCGCCGACCTCGGCTTCGACATCGACATCGGCCCGCTCTTCCAGACGCCGGAAGAAGCCGCACGCCACGCCGTCGAGAACGACGTGCATGCGGTCGGCTGCTCGAGCCTCGCTGCGGGCCACAAGACGCTCGTGCCGCAGATCGTCAATGAGCTCAAGCGCCTCGGCGCGGACGACATCGTCGTCTTCGTCGGCGGCGTGATCCCCGCGCAGGACTACGATGCGCTGTATGCTGCCGGGGCAAAAGGCATCTTCGGGCCGGGCACGCCGATTCCGGCGGCCGCGCGCGAAGTGCTGAAGCAGATCCGCGCGGCGAAGGCCTGA